In Cyanobacteria bacterium GSL.Bin1, the sequence CGAATGGCTTATGTGTAGCCTAAGAAAATGTGAGTCTCAACCGCATCGAGCGGTATCGACTCACCCGCTTTCCTCCCCCACCTGTTCCGAGGTGGGGGAGTCCCACGGATCTTTTGTTGAACTCTCTCCCGAAGCAAAACTCCTTTCACCAACGATTAACTTAGATCGACATTCAACTTCTCAAGCGATCCAATGGCAATTGACACCCGAGATCAAAAAAGTTGATTTTCCCCTTGATACCCTCCTGCAACTGCCACCACCGACTTTAGTTGAACATCGATCTTCGATTACAGTTAACGTGCCCCCGCTTGTTACAAAAGAAGCAACGACTTCTTCTCCCGCTCACTCTACTCTGAGCTTAGCCGCTAGCACTGAATTCAATGTACGCAATCGCTGGAAAAACCCCTTAGACCCTGTAACGAGTTCCCAAACCGCTTCCATTATCCCACTCAAAGCCCAATCTCAGCTTTTTCCTAATCCAACCTCATCAAGCGTAAGAAAAGTCACAATTCCACCCAATACCGTCTTTACCCTCGACTTAACCGAGAATTGGCATTATCAATAATGAAATTGACCCCTGAGCTCACCTTAAACCTTTATATTGATGGGAGTCCCGAGCAGACCCGAAATGTAGCTCAGGATCAACTAATTCTTGGTCGTTTACCCGAATGTGATCTCTATTTACCCTATTCAGAGATTTCTCGGCGTCATTGTCAGTTTCGCCGGATTGCAGAAGGACAATGGCGAATTGAAGACTTAGGCAGCACCAATGGTACTTTATTAAACCAAACTCGGATTGAAAAGCCAACCTTAATCCACAATGGCGATATTATTCAGATTGGTAATGTCACGATTAAAGTGCAATTAGCAACTAACTCCTCCCTAGCGACTCCAGAAGTTAGATCTCCTTTGCCCGAGCCACACAAGGAAGTAAAAACAATTCTACGCAACGCTGAAGAACTGAGACAGCGTTGGATTGAAGGGGGTCAGAGTAAAGATCCCCTCAGTACGGATCATATTGCCTATGCTCGTTTGCAATATATTGTTGAAATTGCCAAAGGGCTGAACAGTGCTGAATCCATCGAAGCCATTTTCTACCAAGTGGAAAGTGTGATCTTCCAAGAACTACCGAATGTTGAGCGTTTAGGGTTATTAATTGATGTGGACGGTTCGGGGAAACTAGAGCTTTATAAAGCTGCTGCTCGTCCTAGGAAGGGGGAACAACAAAAAAGTGAGTATCACCGAGAACGGGATACTTTATATAAAGGAGATTGGATCAGCTATTCGATTTGTAACAAAGTATTCAAGGACAAAGTAGCGATTAAAACGAAGAATGCCCAAAGCGATCAACGATTTTCTCAAGAAAAAAGTATTTTGGTCAAAGGGATCGGCGGGGCTTTAGCCGTTCCACTGTGGAATGAAAAGCAAGTGGTTGGGGTATTGTATGCTGATGCCACCATGGGGTTTGATCGCTTAGATCCCAGTCAGGATCAAGACTTAAGTTTCTTTTCCACGATTGCTAACTTAGTCGCAGCAAGTGTGCAGCGTTGGTTGCTGACGCGACGGTTACAAGAACAAGAACGGATTCGTCAACGATTAGAACGCTATCATTCTCCAGCTGTTGTTCAGCAGTTAATTACCTTTGGTGCAATTGAAGATTCTCTTTTAACGCCAATAGAAGCTGATGTCAGCGTTTTATTTGCCGATATTGTTGGCTTTACTGCCTTATCAGAACAGTTACGCCCAGAAGAGTTAGCAGAATTGTTAAATCGATTTTTTGAGGAGATGCTCAAGCCATTATTTGCGATGGGCGGAACGTTAGATAAGTTTATTGGTGACTGCATCATGGCCTTTTTCGGTGCCCCAGAATCCCAATCGGATCATGCTGATCGGGCGGTAAAAGTCGCTAAAGCGATGCTAGAGCGATTGGAACAACTCAATGAAGACCATATTTTGTCTCATCCTTTACAGTTACGCATTGCCATTAATAGTGGAAAAGCAGTGGTTGGAGATGTGGGTAGTTCGCAACGGGTTGATTATACGGTACTCGGAGGCACTGTCAATTTAGCCTCTCGTTTAGAAGCGGTCTGTCGTCCTGGAGCATGTGTGATCAGTGAAGAAACCTATAAGCGCCTCCAAAATCAAAATCAAACGGCCTTTTATCCCATTGGCAAGTCAAAATTTAAAGGCATTGATCGAGAAATCACAATTTATAGTTCGCGGTGGTAACTTGGAAACCGTTGTTGACAGTGGAGCACTAATAGATGAGCAAGGGATGATTTAGCCTAAGCCAATATCCAACACCATCATCACAATAAATCCCATCATAATCCCGATGGTGCCTTCGGTTTCTTGCCCTTTTTCATGAGACTCAGGGATAATATCGTCACTAATGACAAAGAGCATTGCCCCCGCCGCAAAAGCCATGCCCCAGGGTAATAAAGACTGTGCCAGGGAAAAGATACTCACGCCGATTAAGCCACCAACCGGTTCCACTAACCCGGTGAGTAGAGAAATGCCAAGGGCATAGAGGGCTGTATAATGTTGACCCACGAGAGATAAGGCAACCACTAAGCCTTCGGGAAGATTTTGTAAGCCAATGCCAATCGCCAAGGGAATACCTTGACTGTAGTCACCATTGGCAAAGTTCACCCCCACTGCTAAGCCTTCTGGAAAGTTGTGTAGAGTAATGGCAAAGATAAAGAGCCAAATCCGTTTTAGGTTCTTACCGTCTCGCCCTTCAAACCCTTTGAAAAAGTGTTCATGAGGGAGCCAATCATGGGTTACTTTTAAAAAGATTCCTCCTAACCCTAATCCCATTGCCATAATTAAAGCGGCTTGCATTTGGGTACTTCCCTGCGCGATCGCGGCTTGAGTCCCCGGTACAATCAAAGAAAACGCACTGGCTGCTAACATGACGCCACCGCCAAAACCCAACATCATTCCTTGAGCACGACGAGTATACTTGAAAGGGAGTAAAGCGGGTAAAGCCCCGATAAATGTTGCCATTCCTGCACAAAAACTGGCAATTAAGCCGGCAGTAATCGGATTCATAACGACTTAAGGATGATAGAACTTCCCCTATCTTAATGGTTTGTTGTTTCTAGCGAGGAAAACATTGTGCTCTCTTGCGATGACTGTTTTAGCAGTTAGGTTATCGGCTGGCAGGGCAGCTTTTTGATGAACGCGATGTGTTGAAGAAAGCAAATGCTTTTGAGTGACATTTTTTGGCTTTTCTTTTCTGGCTTACCGAGCTACACTTGAGTGACTGCTGAGTGGGTATCTTCCCCACATTGATCGACTAAGTAGCAGAAACATTTAAAGCGAAGCGTCACTAATTGTTCATAAAGCGGATTAAGCTTGCATAAGGGAGGAATATGTAGAATCGTTTGACCCT encodes:
- a CDS encoding FHA domain-containing protein; translated protein: MKLTPELTLNLYIDGSPEQTRNVAQDQLILGRLPECDLYLPYSEISRRHCQFRRIAEGQWRIEDLGSTNGTLLNQTRIEKPTLIHNGDIIQIGNVTIKVQLATNSSLATPEVRSPLPEPHKEVKTILRNAEELRQRWIEGGQSKDPLSTDHIAYARLQYIVEIAKGLNSAESIEAIFYQVESVIFQELPNVERLGLLIDVDGSGKLELYKAAARPRKGEQQKSEYHRERDTLYKGDWISYSICNKVFKDKVAIKTKNAQSDQRFSQEKSILVKGIGGALAVPLWNEKQVVGVLYADATMGFDRLDPSQDQDLSFFSTIANLVAASVQRWLLTRRLQEQERIRQRLERYHSPAVVQQLITFGAIEDSLLTPIEADVSVLFADIVGFTALSEQLRPEELAELLNRFFEEMLKPLFAMGGTLDKFIGDCIMAFFGAPESQSDHADRAVKVAKAMLERLEQLNEDHILSHPLQLRIAINSGKAVVGDVGSSQRVDYTVLGGTVNLASRLEAVCRPGACVISEETYKRLQNQNQTAFYPIGKSKFKGIDREITIYSSRW
- a CDS encoding ZIP family metal transporter, producing MNPITAGLIASFCAGMATFIGALPALLPFKYTRRAQGMMLGFGGGVMLAASAFSLIVPGTQAAIAQGSTQMQAALIMAMGLGLGGIFLKVTHDWLPHEHFFKGFEGRDGKNLKRIWLFIFAITLHNFPEGLAVGVNFANGDYSQGIPLAIGIGLQNLPEGLVVALSLVGQHYTALYALGISLLTGLVEPVGGLIGVSIFSLAQSLLPWGMAFAAGAMLFVISDDIIPESHEKGQETEGTIGIMMGFIVMMVLDIGLG